Genomic segment of Pseudothermotoga hypogea DSM 11164 = NBRC 106472:
CGTGAAATCTGTAAAGAAACTGAGTTTCGAAATCTGACTTTGAACTTTTCTGCATATCGCCTTGACATCAAAATTCATCAAATTCGTGCCTGTTTCTTTCTCAAACCACTCAATAAGGCTTGGAGGAACGGAGCGAAATTGTTTCTCAAGCTCGCTCGGATTTTCTTCTACAAATCCGAAATTCGGGAGATGACCATGGTGGTATCTGACAGCGAAATAACCAAAGACCGCAAGTTTGGACTCAAATCCATTACCCAGTAGAGTTTGATACGTCACTAAAGAGGAAAGGGGGGCATGCGTCGTATGCCCCCTGCCCGGATGCAGAATATAATTTTGAAATTCGTTCGATGCCTTCCCAAAGTCATGACATAGCGCACAAAGTTGAACCAATCGAACAGCGCTCTCTTTGTTGATTCCAAATGGTTCCCATCGAATCAATTCAGCTTTCTTAGTGGCTCTTTCAGCCGTACCAATGAGATGATCTAACAAGAGTCTATCTGGGTGAGACTTCAGTCTATCCAGCATATGTTTTCGCCCAGCTCCTTTATCCTGTAGACTTGCTCAACGTAATGTACCAGCTTTATGGGTGTTGCGTTCTTCTCGACCCAGTAAGAGGCAAAAGCCGTGGGTGTTCGTTCATTGTCCATGTTCAACGTCATTCGTTCCTTGATGAACAATTGTCCCTTTTGTGGAAATATTTTTGTGCCATCCAAGACCTTTATCACAGTGTGCACTTCCAACGGGGTGGATACAGGCTCAGCGTCGAAAGAACCCACGTAGCTGAAGTTCGCTATCATTTGTGCTTGACCAAGGTAGGGTGTGAAAACGCTGATCTTGTTCTTCAGGCAGTATTGGAGCTCTTCGTATTTACCGAACTCCGAAACATATATTCTGTAAGCTGGGTTTTTGATCAACTCCAAGACTATCTGAATTCTCGCGTGTTTCTGGCCACTCTTTGTTTCAACGTAATTCGTCGCTATGTTGATCTTCTTGATCGGATTCAACAGCTTTACAGCAAAGTGCGCATCATCGAAAGTCCTCAGATGTTCACTGCTCTCGGTAGTATCGTTTTGTATGCCAAGTATGGCTCCCAGAAGACCGCATATCGCAGTTCTGGGGGGGAAGGAATACGAAGTCGAGCTGGTCGTTGTGTAGCTTCTTCTGAAGAGAGCGTATTTTCCGAAAACGTCAAAAACTAAAACTTTCATGGCAAATTCACTACCTCAATGTTCATCCTTTCGAGTACCTCGTTGATTTTTACTGGTGCATTGTTCTTCAACACTGTGAGTCGGTCGCTCTGTTTCAGTTCGACCCTTTTTATTAGGTCCTTGCTTTGATCAAGTTTTTCTAAGAGTTTGTCAATTTTCAATTGAATTTCCGAGATATCTCTGATGCTCTTTTCATCGACGCTGCTTTGAATCTCCAAGTAAGAGTCAAGTTCACCGATATGGTATTTCACATTTTCTTTGTAAACCACTCTCATCAGAAGGCGTGGGTTGTGTTCCATTTTTGAACGTGTGATGAGATTCTTTGTCCCGTCCCAAATGGCCTTGAGGAGTTTTTGAAGGTCTTCCTCGGTCGCGTTTGTGATTTTTGCTGCGGTTTCGTTCGCAACACCGTAGAAAGCTATAAGTGCGTAGGGTATCAGATACTCTTCTCTGAAACTTCTCTGTTGTGCCTGATCCTGGCTCGTGAACGCTGCCGTGCCCTGTTGGAATACCACCTTGACTGCGTGAAGTGATGTACCTGGCCTGAACTGCACTGGACCAGTGTAGGACGTGTCGGCCTGTTTCGATATCGGAATCACTGCGCCAAACAATCTGACGTCCAGACATTTCAACGCGTCCTCTTTCTTTTCGATCTTAAGCTCTTCACGACGCTTATCAGGGCTCACCGCCTCACCAGATACCCAAATTGTCTCTCCCCATGACAACCATTCGTCCCTTATTGTTCTTTTGAGTCTGACATCAGTTACGATGCATCTTTCCGTTTCTTCGTCAATCCGTGGTTTGTTCTCGTCGAGTGGGTCTCCGTTTGGATTCGCCCATTTCACATCGTACAAGAAGAGAATTTCAGACCTATTGTTCATTCTGCTCCACCTCCTCGACTTCGATCTTGAAAGGTTCCTTGTTCGAGTAAGCCAACCCAAGGGTGAAAACGAAGTTCAGTTCATCGATCGTGATGTTTTTTTCTCCAGCCGACAAGTAGTACTCCGCCGCAACCTTCATGATAAGATCAGTCCTTTGCCCGTAACTTTTGTACTGCTCAAGCTTGTTTCGGATTTCTGGCAGAAGACCTTGAACATCCCGCATGTTCATCTTCAGTCCCTTAAGTTTGTTGAAGAACGGTGCTGCTTGTCTTTTCGCGTACTGAACCGCTAAGACTTTCCCTGCGAGCACCCCTGTCAAGAAAACTGCCTTTTTCCAAGGTTCATTGAAAAATTCCGGGTACCTTTGGAAGAACTCGCTCACTTCGCTACTAACCACTGATTCACCCTCCTTTCTCAGATGGAAAACCTCTATTTGGCTTAGAAACAAAACAGCTGCAAAGCTCAGATAAGTCAGCGTACGCCAGTGAAAATTCCTTGTCTGCTTTGAATCTATTTCTTGTACAGCCTTTCTGATTTTTCGCATACAGTACCACAGGAATCTTTGCAGGTTGTAACTCTCACCGTGAAAGATCGATCTAATTAACTGAAGGTAATCTTTTCTCGCTTCACTCTTTGATGTTGGTTTCTCGTACAAGTCCCACAACAAGCCGAGAGTCGGTTCAGGCACATTTTCAACAGCAATCCTCTTCGCAGCTTCTTTTCTTTCGGTGACCAGTTTTCTAAGTCTTGTGGGAGAGACCTCTGTCAGATGCAACTCTATTCTCTGCTGGTTCTTGTTTATTTCCATGAAGAGAAAGTCATAATGAACGAATGGATCTTCGTCGGCAAGAGCTTCTTCGATTTCTTCCTCATTCCTGGCGAAGTCTTTCAATGTCTTGGAGTTTTCCTTCACTCTTTCTATCACGCGACTCAGAATCGAGTCGTTTTTGTGCATCAATGAAGGTATCAACCAGATGGTCCTCCCAAGAAAGTTGAACGTGAGGTCTCTGGTCACGATGTTTGCCCCGTTCTGCAGATCTGTTTTACATTCCTCGCAGATCGGCAGGACTTTTACAGCCCCCTCGATCTTCAAGCTTGGGGAGAATCCTGGTTTATCGAACGTTGCGAATTTGAAGACTTCGTTGACAGTCGCGGAAACAAGTCTGGATTTGCCACAAAAATGGCACGTACCTTGAACCCCTGTGCTCGTTGCCTTCTCGAGCGCCCTTTTTATGAAGACCTCCTTGAAGGGTTCGTATTCGGCAGGCATCATTTCCTGACCATTTTTTATCAAGATTATGGTCAAGTAAGTGCCTTTTTCTTCCATAGTCATGAGTTGTTTTTCTAAGTCTTCGACTATCTGCAAATGATTCTTTTCAAAAAGCTTGACAAAATCTCTCAAGACCTCCTCGTCCTCGAAGAACCTTCTGAACTTTCGCAAGGCTTTCTCAATGGCTTCTTTTATTTTTTCCAGACTCTTGCCGCTCACGGTCAAGTTCACTGTAGGTGATTTCCCTGACACTTGTCCCAGCTGGTCGGTGTAAAGCAACAGATGTGCTTGGTCTGGTCCTGGTGTCTCGAGCGCCACAACACCTTTGTACTCTAACGGTTCTAAGCTGACGAGTAAAGCCAATCCCTTGTCCTGCTTCACTGCCTTTGTAAAGTTTCGATAATACTCTGACTGCCTCATCAAACGTCCAATCTCAATAACCTTTGTCAACACATGTTTCACCCCCTATCAGTACATGAAGCTGGTTGAGCCCTTTTCTTGACCAAGTACTTCGACTGTGACCAGAGTCTTGTCACTAATGATGTAGAATCTGACAGAATCTCTCGATCTTTCAATGTTTTCCTGAAGCTCTAATTTCAGTTTCTCGAATTTAGCTTGTGTTATCTCTCCTTCAAAAACGGAGTTTTGAACCCAGTTCAGATATTTTCTACATACTTTTAAGATCTTTCCGACGCGTTCCTGCTCGATGTCGTACGTGACTATCACGTACATGGTTATCCCCAATAGTTGTGTCCACACTTAACTGACGGATCAATCTTAGGATTTTCGACACCCAACTCTCTGCTCACCCGAGATATGGCTCGTATTCCTCATCTTCCAAGATGTGTTTTTCGATTTTGTAGGCTTCCATCCTGATCAGTGAACGATAAGAAACCTGTCTCTTCAGCTTTGCATGGTGGATGGTGTCTTGAAGTCTTTCTTCAAACGTCTGAACCAAGAGTTTTTTCGCACTCTCTTTCATGGATATG
This window contains:
- the cas5b gene encoding type I-B CRISPR-associated protein Cas5b, encoding MKVLVFDVFGKYALFRRSYTTTSSTSYSFPPRTAICGLLGAILGIQNDTTESSEHLRTFDDAHFAVKLLNPIKKINIATNYVETKSGQKHARIQIVLELIKNPAYRIYVSEFGKYEELQYCLKNKISVFTPYLGQAQMIANFSYVGSFDAEPVSTPLEVHTVIKVLDGTKIFPQKGQLFIKERMTLNMDNERTPTAFASYWVEKNATPIKLVHYVEQVYRIKELGENICWID
- the cas7b gene encoding type I-B CRISPR-associated protein Cas7/Csh2, whose translation is MNNRSEILFLYDVKWANPNGDPLDENKPRIDEETERCIVTDVRLKRTIRDEWLSWGETIWVSGEAVSPDKRREELKIEKKEDALKCLDVRLFGAVIPISKQADTSYTGPVQFRPGTSLHAVKVVFQQGTAAFTSQDQAQQRSFREEYLIPYALIAFYGVANETAAKITNATEEDLQKLLKAIWDGTKNLITRSKMEHNPRLLMRVVYKENVKYHIGELDSYLEIQSSVDEKSIRDISEIQLKIDKLLEKLDQSKDLIKRVELKQSDRLTVLKNNAPVKINEVLERMNIEVVNLP
- a CDS encoding TIGR02556 family CRISPR-associated protein — its product is MLTKVIEIGRLMRQSEYYRNFTKAVKQDKGLALLVSLEPLEYKGVVALETPGPDQAHLLLYTDQLGQVSGKSPTVNLTVSGKSLEKIKEAIEKALRKFRRFFEDEEVLRDFVKLFEKNHLQIVEDLEKQLMTMEEKGTYLTIILIKNGQEMMPAEYEPFKEVFIKRALEKATSTGVQGTCHFCGKSRLVSATVNEVFKFATFDKPGFSPSLKIEGAVKVLPICEECKTDLQNGANIVTRDLTFNFLGRTIWLIPSLMHKNDSILSRVIERVKENSKTLKDFARNEEEIEEALADEDPFVHYDFLFMEINKNQQRIELHLTEVSPTRLRKLVTERKEAAKRIAVENVPEPTLGLLWDLYEKPTSKSEARKDYLQLIRSIFHGESYNLQRFLWYCMRKIRKAVQEIDSKQTRNFHWRTLTYLSFAAVLFLSQIEVFHLRKEGESVVSSEVSEFFQRYPEFFNEPWKKAVFLTGVLAGKVLAVQYAKRQAAPFFNKLKGLKMNMRDVQGLLPEIRNKLEQYKSYGQRTDLIMKVAAEYYLSAGEKNITIDELNFVFTLGLAYSNKEPFKIEVEEVEQNEQ
- the cas2 gene encoding CRISPR-associated endonuclease Cas2; translation: MYVIVTYDIEQERVGKILKVCRKYLNWVQNSVFEGEITQAKFEKLKLELQENIERSRDSVRFYIISDKTLVTVEVLGQEKGSTSFMY